GCGAAAAAGAGGGTGCGCGGTGCAATGTGGAGGTAGTGCGCCAGTTTCATGTCTGCGACAAATCTGGAATTGCATTTAGAGACATTGGGGACACATGATAATTGACTGTTGGTACTTACTCTAGTCCCTGCGAGACCGTCACATACCCGTAGAACTTGAAGGCCATGTTGGCGACAGGCTTCCCGAGAAAGGCATACCCACCGATAAATTCAGTGATTAGATTCAGTTGGTTACTCGTAATGTTCGTCAAGGCTTTAATAATGCCCACGGGGATGAAATATATTATCGGCAACACGAAGGCAAGAAGGACGCCCCAGGCCGGCAGGCGCGTTTCCCATACCTCATTGTTCACAATACTGAGTATGAACATCAGAAGGCTTACTGCACCAAACCACCACCAGGGTACTGGGGTATATGATTGCATAAGTCGAGAATGGATATCTTTTTTGTGTCGACCACTCCATTGCTGAAGTAGGTCCTTTCCATGGTATAGTGCTGTGTGAACGAATATCCCGGTGAGATTGGCAAATGCCACGCCATATGTGACGGCAAACCCGGCGGGTATGAACATCGGAGAGTAGTTTCGGTAAGCCTCCACGTTGACTGTGCCATTGTTAATGTTCATTACACGGCGCGTATCGTACATGCGACCAGTGTTATCGAAGGTGTTGGAGTCCAGAAGCGGCAGGTAAGCGGAATACCATGTGTTCGTATAATAGATGATAGGAACCAGAATCCAGAAGAAAAGGACAAACGATCCCATAACGTTTAAACCTGCCCAGAAAGGGACTAGGAGAGGGCTGTCGTTGGCGAAGACAACTTGAGACCAATCCAAGGTCAAAAGCGACATTCCCAATCCGGTTTTCTGCCCGAAAAGCTGATTGACCACGACATTTGTTGGTGCTATCCAGCACACGAAGCTGAACATACTAAGAGCGGTAAACAAATACCCCGGAAGAAAATACCAAAGGGCGCCGCCAACGAAgacaaggaggaagaacttCTGCCTCGTGATTGTCCATCCGTCGGCGACCTTGTTGGATTTCGAGTGTAAGGTAGAAAGAAGGGCTGCATTTGACAGGACCTGCGGCCAGATCATAGTCGCTGGTTCCACGAGCCAGCGTGAAACCATCCCAGCGACGCCGAACCCGAATAGTTGAGTCGTGATGCAAAGGAGTATTTGAAAGCCGCCTTGCGACGGCATATGGTAGAATTTGACCATTGCCTCAATGACCTGAGTGGCCGCAGCTGATCCGAAGGAGACATTGGCCATTATCGTGATCAGGGCATGCTCTTTGATGTTGAAGCGGCGGTCTGGATTGAGCCAGCCCAACGGCATCCATTTTGCCCACGCACAGCCGATTGGATATGCTACCAGTTGAGCGACCAGCGCACTAATTCTGACACTAGGTTGCCGTAGACTAAAAAACTGATTTAATCCACTGCCAACCTTAAGATAGCACTCTCAGTCAGCTCCGGAAAGTGAAAAAGTGAGAGGTCAAACCGCTAAAGGTGCGCATACAATTGTGAAAAGAATGCCAATTATCCACATTCGGATCGTATTGAGAGGCAATTCTACGTCGTCTACAGGCCGAACGACAGCTCGCACCTCCGGGAAAGGCGAATCGTCCGCTTCGTAGGGGAggatcttctccgcatcgtGGTCGTCAAGGACGGCATTTCTGTCGACTGTGTCATTGCTCTCGACGTTATTAATCGGCGATTCCTGTGAGAACGTGATAATCGTATCAGTACTTGGCCTGCAGAAGGCGGACTCAGGCCGCTGAGATATTACTCAATGTAGTAATATCATGAATCAGGCGTTGTCTCGCAGTTGACGAGAAGCCCAATGAAATCGCATTGAGAGGCAGAATCGGATGCAACCCACCTTGCACGAGCCTCCGCTAAGAGGTTTCGCTTCACTTTCCCGCATCATCCATGACACGCCGAAGCCGGCGGATGAGATCCAGCGCTGGGAGCGCGGGATCGAGACCTCTGCTGTGGGTTATCCAAGAACGAGCCAGGTGGAGTCAATACCCCTGGGGTTGATCGTTGATCACCGAGATCAACGGGGGCGTCGGTAATTGGGTATGGTAATAATCGGGTCGGAAGGATCATAAAACGTTTTCGGGTCGTGTTGTTGCCGGTGAAACTGAGACGGTTGTCAACTCAGGAACGATTTGAGGAGTGGAAAAAAGAGcctgcggaggaggagattaTGTGCCTGAGGCCGCACATCCTCCACCGCTCTGGCTGTTACACAGGCGCTTGCGTTGTGGCCATTGAAAGTCGAGTTCTTCTACGAATATTTGTATCTATGCATACGAGGCTCCAGCCATGTAACACGAATACGGCTACTTCTAGCATACTGAAAGTCCACATTGCACGCCATTTGCAAGCGAGTCCCAGTCCGATTTGCGAGTCCCGGTTCCCGTCGGAATGATCCGCCCgtcaatcttctccttccagtTTAAGCTGCCAGGCTGCTTGGATTGGAACCACAACCAGCCAGTCATTCGCCATTCCGTGACCTCCCTTTGGCAGAGTGGACTGATGGCGGGCCAGAAATCCGACTCATCTGGCAAACGACATGCAGAAGAGGGGTGCCAATATGAGCCTTGACCGTGAACCAGCGGATACAGCCGACCGTTTCCATCCGCATCGATAAACCCCACGGCGCGATGTCGGAAGAGGAAACTGAAAATCAAATAGATTG
This sequence is a window from Aspergillus nidulans FGSC A4 chromosome IV. Protein-coding genes within it:
- the optF gene encoding small oligopeptide transporter, OPT family (transcript_id=CADANIAT00000266), with product MMRESEAKPLSGGSCKESPINNVESNDTVDRNAVLDDHDAEKILPYEADDSPFPEVRAVVRPVDDVELPLNTIRMWIIGILFTIVGSGLNQFFSLRQPSVRISALVAQLVAYPIGCAWAKWMPLGWLNPDRRFNIKEHALITIMANVSFGSAAATQVIEAMVKFYHMPSQGGFQILLCITTQLFGFGVAGMVSRWLVEPATMIWPQVLSNAALLSTLHSKSNKVADGWTITRQKFFLLVFVGGALWYFLPGYLFTALSMFSFVCWIAPTNVVVNQLFGQKTGLGMSLLTLDWSQVVFANDSPLLVPFWAGLNVMGSFVLFFWILVPIIYYTNTWYSAYLPLLDSNTFDNTGRMYDTRRVMNINNGTVNVEAYRNYSPMFIPAGFAVTYGVAFANLTGIFVHTALYHGKDLLQQWSGRHKKDIHSRLMQSYTPVPWWWFGAVSLLMFILSIVNNEVWETRLPAWGVLLAFVLPIIYFIPVGIIKALTNITSNQLNLITEFIGGYAFLGKPVANMAFKFYGYVTVSQGLEFVADMKLAHYLHIAPRTLFFAQGLATLIGAIVQCGVTVFMLTRFEGICTPHADGGFTCPHGLVTFSSSLIWGALGPARNFSPGQIYGNLLWFFLAGPVVVIITYLLGRRWKAANYISWPVAFGAMSMVPPATGINFSSWWVVNVIFNGLVKRKRPAWWSKYNYVLSAALDSGVAVSTVVIFFCIMLPAGPLRWWGNEVFMRTADGRGTPWKTVPPHERFGPTTWE